TCTCgacgagaccctgtcgctgccgtcctaGAAGGTGTTggattttatccaataataaattttgataataacaaacaaattttggatttaatttgttacttaGCAATTTCAGGTTGTAATTGAATTTGAAGTGGCTCAAGCCGAACCAGAATTGATCAAAGGTAACTATTCAATCAAATTGTTCAAATTGGCCTAGACAAGATCAAATTATACCAAATTGAATGCAAGTGCCACAACAATAATTTGGAGGACTTATTTACAATCTATCGGATTTGAGCCGGTCAACCTAGTCAAGTTGACCAATTCAccttttgggtttgatttgagcttaatgtcaaattagccattattttaatatagtatGAAAGAGATTTTATGTatggtataaattcaaaattgattttattatggcatgaattaaaaaaatatgaaatatgatataaataagTAATATAAGTATGGCATTATTTCAAAAGCTTTTACAAATGTAGAATGAATTCAAAAGTTTTGCATtttagtattaatttaaaaggatTTTACGAATTTGGTATAATTTCAGATGAGCTTTTCAATATACACTACAAAAAAATAGGCATATACGAGCAGCCAAAATTGCTGGTAAAGAATACAAAAATCGCTGGTAATATTTGCTCCAGCAGTTCTAAAACTGCTGGTAAAAGTGCAGGTGACCGTTACAATATCCTTGCTGGTATAACCTTTTTCCAGCATTTTTACTAACCATTGGTGAAAATGATCTCTAGCAACAGTTTTTAAGCTGTCGCTAAAACTACTAAAAAAACACTGGCGTAAAGTATATATACCGACAGTTTTTGACCGTTGGCAATTTGAaactatatgaaaaaaaatactaatatcaacAAATTACAATAGGACTTTTCcatttgatattaattgtaaAACCAACAATCTGTAATatctgaaagaaaaaataaagtcaTATTACTAAATTGCAATAGAGAAGtctataacaaaataataaaatggctGCAACAAAACTATCAGATGGTACAATCTTGATCTATAGCAGTGATAAAATGCAGCAAAACAAGTTTTTATGTTCTAATAGAAATTAAtgcaatagaaaatttatttgaactccAAATGTTCGAAAGCAAAGACAAAAGAGAGTAAAAAGCTCCAGCTAAACATTCTTCAAATGCGAACATCAAATCCTGCTTGTTGCTTCAATctgaaacaaagaaaattaaaacatatGAGATGCATAAGCTCATTCCAACAAGAAATCTATCATAAGTAAcatatagcaaaaaaaaaaaaagtatcgaAAATTGAATTTCATCTATTAAAGTACTTTCTACTCAACAAGCTTACTACTATAAAAGAATTCAGGAATCTAACTGAATAAAACAGATCCTAAAAGCAAATGAATGGATAGATAAGAACAATTACAGATACAAATAAATCTTCACATTTACCGCATGTGAATTTATATAACTATAGTGCCCATGAACCGATGAAGAACACTTCCTTCTGTATCTACAGAAATGAGGAATTGATTaagaaaaaacatatatatcaTCACAAGCATCAGACTGATCACGGCCACAAAGGATAATGCCCTCCGTGCATTTGAGGTCGCATTGCTCAAATGAGTCTTAGCAACCATCCtatagtctctctctctctctctctctctctctctctctctctctctctctccatgtgAAACAAATGTGTTACACATTCCAGCTCCCAAAATTACTTAGAGGCAACATATTAGTTTTGCCCTTTCAATAGAATCAATGACAAAAAAATGAACTGCTGCACAACAAATTCTGGAGCTACACCATTCAAATGAGGATTGATAAATATCAGGACACATCAGATTAATTAATTCAATTGCACGACATAAACGAAGAAAAGCATTACTAGGGAAAAATGAGAAGTAactttttttaagaaagtttAAAATGCATAGGTTATTAGTAAAAAGAAAGCAAGACATAGCCTACATCCCTGAGAGCAAATATAGGataatcaaaatcaaaagttaaaagggaaaataaagaaaaaatctaGCAGAAAAAGTACATCAGAAACTCGAATTGCATCATCCATTATGATGTCCTAAAGGGGAATCCGAGTGAGCTCTTCGTATGCTTGGcgcatcacaaaaaaaaaaaaaaaatgttgcaaaACGTTGGAAATTAAATTGAAAACAAACGAACCATAGGTCCACCAAAAATTATAAGAAGAATACTAATAACATAGGAAATGCATGGTGGCAGATTAAGAGACCATATcgactaaataaatatataagaggCTCAATTGACAGAAGACAGTTGAAAATACCAGTAGGAAACAAAATGCGATGAAAAGACATCCAAATTCCTCCAACATGCAGTATCCAACAAGGTCAATCAACAGCAAAGACCACTCCAGTCTATCAAACCAATTTAGTTTCAGATATAATTTAGCAAACTTGGCAATAGAATACATGGCTCAATCGAGAAAACTCACAGGTCCAACAAGGTCAGACATATGAGAGACGGTGGTACCCAATGCAACTCCAAGGTACAATATGCGAGTTCCGGGAGCCTGAGgttaacaaataaaagaagaaaagaacatGACAAAATTAGCACAATTAGGAAGAGATCATAGATAGAGAAACGGAGTGAGCGTATAAACAAAAAAAGCAGAGTGAGCACAAACAAATACATCCTAGGAAGAaagaaatgcaaaaaaaaaaaagaagaagcaaatatTAGCAAGAAATTTTTAGTAGTGAAGATAAAACAAGCACAACCTGGCTAATTTTGTGAAGAAAAGGATTGGTTATCAGTTCAATCAGCAACAAATCAAGATAGAGAGACAATATTTTCATGTATCCCATAAAAATGATGTCAATCAAAGAGAGCTTAAGGAACCATTAGAATAACTTGTATCTAATATCCACAATTACTTACTTTAAACAAAGTTATTTAGAAATATTGTAAGATGATGAATGAAGATAGCTTAACCAGAATGGCATAAGTAGGACAACTTGAATAGCTCAACGCGGAGAAGGTGACAATAGAGTAAAAATGTGTTTAGAAGAGACAACTATAAAGGAGTACACATGAACCCAGTCACAGTTAAACAAAATGGTTACAGAGGCTTAAACTGTACTCTAGAATTCTAAGGTGAGTACAAATGATTTTATGCTTTCCCATAACTGAACAAATCAATGGCCTTagtattgaaatacataaaCAAGTCTAGCTATTAGAACAACAACAGCACTAATACAAACATAAACAAAATCCAAACTTCATTATACACTGCAATAAAGACTTAATAATAAGACCAAATTAAGAAGGGAGAAAGCTTACGATCCAAATGTTGTCAACGCCGCCGAGAATAGCTGCGGCGAGCTTCGAGCAGAAGGGATTCCACACCCTGTACTCAACTTTCGATCCGTCCTCGTTCTACAAGATAGAAATTTCTAATTACATCACAATAGCAAACAAAATGACGTAAATTAAATCACAAACACCAACATCGAATCTCACAAGCTGAACCCTTCTAAACCCTCGTTGAGATTCCAAGAGGAGAAACACATAAAAAGAAGGCCGTTGGACCTAATCATCACCTGAACCGAGATGCGCTTCTCGCCGTAGACGGATACGCCggagaggagaaagaaaaaagggaagaaggaaaagaaaggaaatggAAGGAGAAAATAAGAGAATTCGCCCTCATttccaagttcttcttcttctttttcttcttctctctttttcttttactttctctctttctttgatGAAATCTgagagagggagatagagaaagaggataagaagagaagagaaaaacgGATTCACCTTAATTAGACTCTCACGCTCACGCACACACAAGTAGCGACAGCCCGGATTTTACATGCCCTATAATACCTTGTAGACACAATCGAGCTATGATTCTGATTATAAGAAACTGATCTTTGATAGATGCAAACAATTGTAAAACAACAATTCAATTTCCCACATTCAAATAAGACAGTTAGTTCGAATCAGTGACCTATTGACAGTTTTATCTTCTACTTCATTTTCGACAAACTGTCTCTAACTTCATATTTATACCAAGTCAtcgaataaaattttctcaatAATTACGGGTAACAACTATCTCAGACCTTAAAAGTAGCTTACCAAGAGATCCACCCATGTACTGCTACCAACAAGAATTGAGAACCCAAGAAGCACCTGcaaatttgaaggaaaaaaagggaaaaaaaacaaactaattTTTGGCCTTTAGACAATGAAAAGCTTGCACATCAATAATGATAAGATTTAATAGTAAGCTGCAGTCAGCCGCTCCATGGTGACAGATAGTCACTTTGAATAATAGGCCACTGAAGAATCAGCAAGAAAACTCAGCCATGGTAGATAAGTTGTAGTGAAGGTAAAATGGCCCAAGAAACTCATGTGGATGAAAGGGTTATGCTTGCTCCACACATAGACCTGCaacgtaaaaataaaataaaataaaataaaataaaatgaaaaaccCAACGAAGCATTTCCAACCTAAAATCAGAAATAGAACTCTAACAACAATATGACAGTAGATGGCATTACTGGAGCATGCGTTACAAGAACTACAGCAGTAAGAACATGTTGTCCCCAGGTGGTAAGACAGAGATGAAGAGGTTTGCCAAAGATATTGTCCTGAAGTAGACTACAGTCATCGAATAATAAGGTATTACATTAGAAAAACCTAGTGTAGCGTGGCCGAATATATTGAAGCATAGGTAGTAAGCTAAAGAGATTAAGTTCACTCAGATGAACCTTACAGCAGTAATGAATCGCAAGTAGTAAAACTGACCTCAACTACTACTTTAATTACTTCCAAAAGTTTGCATGGAACCATGTACTTTAATCAGCACAAGGCCCTTCTAAAACACATTCAACTATAAGTAAAGTGTTAAACTAAGTTTCGGTCATTAACTAGGGGGATTGTTTGTGCCGAACCAATCAAATCAAAACGTTTGTTCCATTGCACTAGAGGTTGACATAATCTTACTCCCTTACAAGAACTAATAGCATGAATAATCTAATACAAAAACaagatacatacatacataggggttaagaaatcaaacaaatggaaatcgtgcgagag
This genomic interval from Ananas comosus cultivar F153 linkage group 8, ASM154086v1, whole genome shotgun sequence contains the following:
- the LOC109714606 gene encoding uncharacterized protein LOC109714606 translates to MVPCKLLEVIKVVVEDNIFGKPLHLCLTTWGQHVLTAVVLVTHAPVLLGFSILVGSSTWVDLLFLIIRIIARLCLQEKEEEELGNEGEFSYFLLPFPFFSFFPFFFLLSGVSVYGEKRISVQNEDGSKVEYRVWNPFCSKLAAAILGGVDNIWIAPGTRILYLGVALGTTVSHMSDLVGPTGVVFAVD